In Ruminococcaceae bacterium BL-6, a genomic segment contains:
- a CDS encoding conserved protein of unknown function (Evidence 4 : Unknown function but conserved in other organisms) — protein MAIMDDVIKLYDEKHSINAVARIVKMSPQKVRRLLITSGYIQSEKSRQILFYISHGLSKEGIADKLGLSVKALNSYLPYKKCIYKQSMCSYNAKRIREWRQRKKRSI, from the coding sequence ATGGCTATTATGGATGATGTAATTAAATTGTATGATGAAAAACATAGTATTAATGCTGTTGCTCGTATAGTAAAAATGAGTCCGCAGAAAGTACGCAGACTTCTTATTACTTCAGGTTATATACAGTCTGAAAAATCAAGACAAATTTTGTTTTATATTTCACATGGATTATCAAAAGAAGGAATTGCTGATAAATTAGGATTATCTGTTAAGGCATTGAACAGTTATTTGCCTTATAAGAAATGTATCTATAAACAATCTATGTGTAGTTATAATGCAAAAAGGATCAGAGAGTGGAGACAGAGAAAGAAAAGAAGTATTTAA